The Plasmodium berghei ANKA genome assembly, chromosome: 12 region tgatattatatatatgtatatatacatacataatacaatttttattataggtattatataatatgtaaaaTACATTCTATGTTAGCACttcaatattataaaattatatgctatatttttaagcacaaaaaaaaggaacatattatattccAATTTTCAATAAGAAacattcaaaaaaaaatcattaataatttatatacaatattaaaaaaataaaaataaataataaaaataaaaataataataataaaatagggaaaaaataactgtttaaaaaacatatttttttatatttaaaatttaaaaaaatatttaaacgattttaagaaattaaataaaaatgccAAAAAGCTATAGAAACTATTCAAAAACTGCAAGGAATCCAAAGCGTCCCTTTGAAAAggtaaacaaaaaaaatggaaaaaaaatgaaaaaaaaataaaactgaAATAGTTGAAATAACTGAaataaaactaaaaaataCGAACAACAAAATATGAAGTAAAGAGCGAGCTAACTAAGGAAAGGGATGGTTATATTCTGCCCATTTTCGTTACACTcgttatattcatatatctAGCTATGTAGTTGTATAAATACTTTCCTAATTATTGTTGGGTTTCCCTTTGATACccacatattttattatcaactttttataaaatctATAACACATTAACGatataaaattacaaaaaataaaatataggtTTATATATGCCAAATGAgaatatacaatttttattaatattttaaaactctaaattgtttttattttattttttttcgatttaTAGGAACGTTTAGATCAAGagttaaaattaattgGGGAATATGGTTTAAAAAACAAGAGAGAAATATGGAGGTAATAATTTTGCATACcccaataatatatatgtgtcGACCCGCTCGGTGCACGTTATATTGCTTTAATTTTGATTATATTACTATATTTTGCTTCCACaatgttttaatttatttcccctgttttttaatatgcAGAGTACAATATTTGTTAGCAAAAATCAGATCTGCAGCACgatatttattaacattaGATGAAAAAAGTCCCAAAAGAATATTTCAAGGTGAAGCCTTATTAAGAAGAATGGTACGCCAAGGATTACTTGgtgaaaatgaagaaaagcTAGATTATGTTTTAGGATTAACATTACCTAAATTATTAGAAAGAAGATTGCAAACAAAAGTATTTAAATTAGGATTAGCAAAATCTGTACATCATGCTAGGGTATTAATAAGACAACGACATATTCGAGTTGGTAAACAAATGGTCGATATCCCATCATTTTTAGTTCGTATAGATTCTGAAAAACACATCGATTTTGCAACCGCTTCACCATTTGGTGGATCGAGGCCAGGTAGAGTTAAGAGAAGAACATTAAGAAATCAAAAAGAAAAGGCTGATGGAGATGATAATTAATAAGCATATTTGCACACACACATAcgcatatgtatatatatatatatatatatatatatatatatatatatatatattatgaaaaaaacgTGTGAAATATCatgtgtatattattttgttattatgcTGTTCCTTGTATGTATTATCCACGTATTTGTGATAATGCACTATTTCAGTATCATATATGTGAAAAGTGAAATTTAAATCAATGAATTGATCgtaatttgtatatatagatatatgtCTATATAATCATTAGTTTGCCAACGTTTGGGCttgttatattaaatacaaCATTTATCGATACTTTGTGTGCATCCAAACCTATACGTATacatgtttatttattttttaattaacataattttgcagtgaataataaaaaaatttttaattataagtaataaataagagaaaaattatattaaaaaaaaaacaaatcaCTATTCTTAGTTTCACATATTgatgtatattatatacatgtgTAGATATTTATGACAAATTTTGTCAAAtcattaaatttatgttaaagggaaataaaaaactttatacattttaaatattatttcaaaaaaagcgaaaaaaaaaattttgaattgTCATTTCgtggaaaaaattaatataccaattaaaattttttttttttttcgttttttacGACATCCACATATAGTATTCATTTGTGTAATAgtctcttttttttttaatttcttaacaatttaaattaaaaacatatatactacacattattatattttactttacaaaaaaaatccttaaatatatacaagtAGGTTTTAATAAAGCATGAACTAAAATATTTCCTAACTtatgaataattttgactcttatttttaaaatgataTAGAGAAAAATcagatttatatattaaagatttttttttcagtgttgtattatatattattaataagttcgaataaattgaattaaaaaatataataaattattatagttacataaaataaattatttaattggACATACTTTACTGCGtcttataaaatatatcgTATATTTTGGGGGGTTTAAATTATGTGATAATATGAACATATGTTTcaatatatgtttaattatttcgggaaaaaaaatacaaaccCTCTTTTtatagtattatttttttttatatttctatattaatttttttattgtattttttttttaattttatttatttgcatataaataataatagtaaaattAGTAAAAGTGGGAAATAGAAAACAATTGTTAGGGGAAtgacgaaaaaaatatgatttaaaaatatataatagaataattaaaatatgcatgaaaaaattatttttattattttctaatctaaataaaagatatatacCTTAATACAAGTTTAAGTATACACATGTACAGTTGTATATGTAATATTCTTATTAAATGGAtgtacaaatataatataaatattgaaaagagaaacattttatatacatgcatatatagaACATCAATTGATtggtatatatacatgtattattaattataacttttttttaagaataaaataaaaatttaagtaaaaaatatatttttttcaagtatttttattgatattattaacaaGATTGTgtacaaataattattatacacacatacatataaaaaaaataaaacattaagacagattttcatatattatgaatgAAGTCAAAGAAAATTGCGAGGAAAATAATGGGGCggaaaataaagaaacagaaaaaaatgaaaacacGTTTAAGGATATAAAaggatataaaaatataaataatatcattaattatttgataACAGTTGGGATGTGGGAAATGTATACATATGAATGGTTATTTAATAggaaaacatatttatattatcatacATTGCTAAAGggatattatttttatgataaaaataataatcttACCCAATTTAAtgatcaaaatttttttttgtatgtatgtacatttgaaaataccgaatttatttcatattttttttttaataattctccaactaaaataaaattaactaGTTATACAAAAACTATGCAAGGAAGAAGAAATAAACAAGAAGATAGATTTATAGTAATTACAGATTTaactaaatatatagatcCAACTGATTATaaaactttatttttttataaagtaaatcctttttattttttttcaatttttgaTGGTCATAGAGGAATAAAAGCATGTGAATATTGTCTTACgcatattataataaatattatttattttttttataatcaacaaaatgtagaaaataaaaataatcatataaa contains the following coding sequences:
- a CDS encoding 40S ribosomal protein S9, putative, with the translated sequence MPKSYRNYSKTARNPKRPFEKERLDQELKLIGEYGLKNKREIWRVQYLLAKIRSAARYLLTLDEKSPKRIFQGEALLRRMVRQGLLGENEEKLDYVLGLTLPKLLERRLQTKVFKLGLAKSVHHARVLIRQRHIRVGKQMVDIPSFLVRIDSEKHIDFATASPFGGSRPGRVKRRTLRNQKEKADGDDN